The Cloacibacillus sp. sequence ACGGGCGTCATGTTGGTGAGCAGCACGCGGATTATTTCGCCGAAGCCGAGCGTCGCTATGCCGAGATAGTCTCCGCCAAGACGGAGGCAGGGAAGCGCGATGAAGAGGCCGACTACTGCGGCTACGAGGCCGCCGGCTACGACGGCTATGAAGAACGGCGCCTGCATTACGGAGAAGGGCCAAATAATGGGCTCAAGAATGTACATCATCTCTTTCTGCGCGGCGGGCAGGATGAGTATAGCCGTGACGTAGGCTCCGATGGCCATGAATCCAGCGTGCGCCAGAGAGAAGAGGCCCGTGAATCCGTAGATGAGGTTGAGGCTGACCGCGAGTATCGCGTTTACGGCGATGAGGTTCAGCACCTGTATTTTGTATCCGTCAAGATTGCCCTGCGCCCACCAGAGAAAGAGAGCGAGCGCCGCAAGACAGAGCGTGTTCAGAGCGATTTTCGTAGAATTTTTCATTATATTTTATCCTCCAGCTTCTCGCCCATGAGGCCGGTCGGTCTATAAAAGAGGATCAGTATGAGCAGCACGAAGGCGAAGGCGTCGCGGTAGCCGGAAAGCGCCGGGAAGACGGCGACCAGCATTATCTCCATGAAGCCGAGCAGAAGGCCGCCTATCATGGCTCCCTGTACGGAGCCTATGCCGCCGAGCACGGCCGCGATGAAGGCTTTGAGGCCGGGGAATATCCCCATGAACGGATGTATCTGCGGATAGCGCAGCGCCCACATGATGCCGGCGCAGGCGGCAAGCGCGGAGCCGATGGCGAAGGTGAGTGCGATTATGCGGTCTACCTTGACGCCCATGAGACGCGTCGTTTCAATGTCGCGCGAGATGGCGCGCATCGCAAGGCCCGGCTTTGTGCGGTAGAGCATCCAGATGAGCGCGCCCACCAGCATGAAGGATATGATGGGCACGAATATTGCAAGCGGCAGTATCCTGACGTTGCCTATCTGCATGACGCGCACTAGCGGCTCAAAGCGCGGCATGGGCTTCGGCACTCCTGTGAAGAGGACGAGGCAAAGATTTTCAATGAAGAACGAAACGCCTATCGCGGAGATGAGCGCGGAGATTCGCGGCGCGGAGCGCAGCGGGCGGTAGGCGACGCGGTCTATGAGCACGCCGAAAATCGCGGTGCCCGCTATCGAAAGGAGGACGGCGGGTATCCACGGAAGGTGCATCACCGTTATCGCAAGAAAGACAAAATAGGTGCTTATCATAAAAATGTCGCCGTGGGCGAAGTTAATGAGGCGCAAAATGCCGTAGACCATCGTATATCCGATGGCTATGAGGCCGTAGAGGCTGCCCAGCATGAGCGCGTTGAAGAAATGCTGGATCATCATATCAGAAGTCATAATTTTTCCCCTTTGTCGGCAGAAATGAGGGGAGTTTTCACCCCCCTCAACGAATGGTTCGTCTTACTTAGGATTGACTATAGCGTGGAATACCTGTTTGCCTTTGATGATTTTGATGATGCCGATAGATTTTTCGGCGTCATGTGATTTGTTGATAGTAGTCATGCCTGTGACTCCGGGCATATCCTTCGTGGCTGCGATCGCAGCCGCTATTTTCTCGGGAGCCGCGCTCTTCGCGCTCTTTATTGCGTTGTAGATGAGCATGTAGGCGTCATATCCGCAGGCTGTGAGTGCGTTGGGGTCTTTCGTGGGGTTTGCCTTTTTCCATTCGGCCGTGAATTTCTTCTGCACGGGGCTCATGAGCTTCGCGGGCATGTTGGGCGAGTAGGCGAATGTGGTGTAGCTGAAATTCTCAACGGAATCTCCGCCTATTTTCACGATCTCGGGGTTGTCCATCGCATCTCCGCCAAGGATGGCGAACTTAGCTCCAAGTTCTCTCGCCTGACGCATGATGATGGCGCCCTCCGCAAAGTTGGCGGGGATGTAGAGAACGTCGGGGTTCTTGCTGATTATCTCTGTAAGCTGCGCGGTGAAGTCCTGGTCGCCCTTCTGATAGTTCATGACGGAGACGATTTTGCCGCCGAGCTTCGTGAAGCTCTTTTTGAAGAAGTTGCCAAGGCCTACGCTGTAGTCTTCGGTAACTTCGATGAGCATCGCCGCGTTCTTCGCCTTCAGTTCTTTAAAGGCGTAGTCCGCTGCGCCCGAGCCCTGGAAGGGGTCGATGAAGCAGACGCGGAAGACGTATTTCTTGCCCTGCGTTACGAGAGGGTTCGTGCAGGAGGTGCCTACCATAGGAACGTGGGCCTTCTCCGCCACTTCGCCGCCCGCCATAGCGAGCGATGAGCCGTAGGTGCCGATTATCGCGTTTACTTTGTCTTTTTCGACGAGGCGCTTCACAGCGTTCGCCGCTTCGACCTTGTCGCTTTTGTTGTCGACGACTACAAGTTCGATCTTCTTGCCGTCAACTGTGGGATTCAGTTTCTGAGCCAGCTTTACGCCGTCAAGTTCAAGCTGTCCGCCGATGGCGTTGCCTCCGGTGATAGGAAGATAGACGCCGACTTTGATAGTCTCCGCCGCCATAGCCATTCCAGCCATGACAAGAACCATTGAAAAAGCCATTACAAGTTTCTTCATTCTCTCACACATCTCCTTTTACTTGGGTAAACGAAACATTAAGGCATTATACCCTATAACCGCTCATATATCAGCCGCGAATTTTAACATTTTTAAAAATCTTACTTAAATCATCGGCGCTTGCGGCCCTTTCGTCTAAAAAGGCGGGGTCGAGGCAGCCGTTTGGCTTGAAGAGCTGTATCGACCAGTGCTCGTCGTCGCAAAGCTGCTCTTGTATCTTTTGAAGGTCGGAGAGGGTGTGGAGCGCCGGAACGTATGTGGTGCGAAACTCGTACGAGGGCGACTCCGCTTTTATTATCTCAACTGATTTTTTGAGGGCGTCGATGTCGACTTCAGTTCTCGTAAGCCGTTCGTAGGCGCGGACGTCAAACGGCGCCTTTACGTCCATCGCGACGTGTGAGAGCGCGCCCGCCGCTAGTAGCCTTTTTATCACCTGAGGCATGGAGCCGTTTGTGTCAAGCTTTACTGAAAGCGGCATTGCGCGCAGTTCGTCAATAAGGCGCCCGAGGCCGGGCCAGACGGCGGGTTCGCCGCCGCTTATTACTACGCCGTCCAGGAATTTAGCGCGTCTTTTGATGTCGGCGAGTATATATGATATCGAAAGCTCGTCCGCGCGAAAGAGCGCAAGCTCGCCGTTATGACACCACGGACAGCGGAAATTGCAGCCGAGAGTGAAGATGACCGCCGCGACATGGCCCTCCCAGTCTAAAAAAGAGGCGGGAAGATACCCTCCCGCCTTTATATCCAGATCCAGTTCCGCCATCCGGCTATTCCGGCATCGTTACGGCGCGCCGCGCCCGGTCTTTCAGCTCTCCGCGCTTTCCGGCGTTCCACGACGAGGTGCGCGTAAAGTAGCCGGTCACGCGCGTGATGCCGTCTACGTCCTCCGAGCCGCATAGCGAGCAGTGGTCGAGAAGGCCGCGCTCCATGTGGCAGCATTCATTGCAGATTGTAAATTCAGGGCTGAACGCCACCTGCGCGTTTTCGGAATACTTGAAGGTCTTCATCACAAACGAGGCAAGAGCGGCCGGGTCGGGCTTGTGCTCGCCCATCCAGACGTGCGTGATGGCCCCCGCCTTTATCATCGGGTGAAGCTCGCCTTCTCGCATCACTTTGTCTATCGGGTCCTGAACAAGTTTGTAGTTCAGGTGCGTACTGTTTGTGTAATATATCTCGCCCGTCTCCATGCTGCCCTTGATATATTTTTTGGCGATGTCGGGATAGGCGCGCAGGTCGAGCTTGGCGAAGCGAAGCGCTGTGCTCTCTGCCGGCGTCTGTTCAAGCACTATTTTCAGGCCGTAGCGTTCCGAAAGCTGCTGGCATTTGAGGTCCATGTACTGAATTACGGCGCGGCCCAATTTCTCGGCCTCTTCGCTTTCATGCAGCTGGCTTCCCGTCATCGCCTCGACCATCTCGTTGAGGCCCAGTATCCCTATCAGGTGGCTTGCCTTGCGCATACGAAGGTACGGTTCGTCGTCGTGCGAGACGCAGAGCGCGGCAAGCGGCCCCTTTATGCCGAGGTCGAGTATGTTCTTTATGAAGGCGCGCTTTTGCAGATGCGCCTTTGCGACAAGCTCCATCTCTTCGTCGATGATGTCAAAGAGCGCCTCGTCGTCGCCGTTTGCCTTGTAGGCGGCGCGCGGAAGGTTGAGCGTGACGTTTTGCAGAGCGCAGTAACGCATCTTCCACGGGTGTTTCGCCTCGTTCAGGTCCTCCGGCGTAAGCTCGAAGGAGAGCCGGCAGCACTCTGAGAGCTTGGCCACGCCGCCGCGGTCGAAGACGTAATAGGTGTTTCCCTTCTCAGAGGCGAGGCGGCACGAATGGTTGAGACATTCCTCCCAGCCCTCTTCCTTAAAGAAGTAGTCGGTGATGTGCAGCAGCGGCTTCGGGAAGAAAAATGGCTGGCCGCGGCTGTCGCCCTTCATATAAACGTCAAAGAGCGCGTGCAGGAACATCTTGGATTCTTTGTCGTACGCGGCGTAGGTCTTGCCGGTGAATTTGCCGCCCGGCCCTATCGCCGGCACGTCGCGGAAGTGGTTCGGTATCTCGTAATAGAGGTTGACGTCCGTGAAGGCCACCTGGCCGCCGCGGCCGCCCGCAAGCTGGTTGAACTCAAAGATGAGCTGCTGCGCAAGCTGTAGGTACTGGTCGTACTCCCAGCCTACAGTGTACGGCGCGAAGTACATATTGACTGCGTCCCAGCCTATTGCGCCCGCGAAATGGTTCTGAAGCACGGAGGTCATCTTAAGCATGTGCGCAAGCAGCACGTCCGCGTGCTTTGCGGGGTTTGAGACGCTCGTTATCGAAGGGATGTTCAGACCGTAGCGCGCGGTGTAGGCCACGCTCTGCCCAGAGCAGTAGGGGCGGTCCACCATTCCAAGGTCGTGCAGATGGATGTCGCCGCGAAGATGCGCCTCGGCTACGTCCTTTGAAAAGACCTTCGTCAGCGCGTATTCTTTAAGCACCATCTCCGCGATGGAGAGGTTTATAGACTCCGGATTGTGGCTGGTGTTGCTGTTTTCTTTATTTTTATTGAACATCATCGTTTCAAGGTCGTGCACGGGGAGGCCTATGCGCGAGTGATCCGCCAGCTTCGCGTCGAGGCCGCGCTGGAAGAGCTTCACATTTACCATGTCGCGGATGATGGAGGTTGTGACGTTGGTGCGCCCGTATTTCAGCAGCTCCTCTTCAACCTCTATGGCGATGGCCTCGGCCGTCGAAGGCTCCGTGCCGGCCTCCACGATCAGCGCGTCGCGTATCCTGCTTGCGTCCCAGGGGGAACGTTCCTCCTGCGCAAGAGCGTCGACCATAAGCGCGAGGTCGGTAGATTCTCCATAAGCGTTGAACAGGCTTCCCTGTCTGCCAAAATTGTTGTCGTTATTCATTTCGGTGCGCCTCCTTGTCCTCCAAGAGCCTTGTAATCTCGTTCGTAAAGCTCGAAATATCCGTAAATTCTCTGTAAACCGATGCAAATCTGACGTAAGCCACTTTATTTATCTTGCGGAGCTCCTCCGCCGCGCGTTCGCCGAGCGTCGTGGTCGATACCTCGCCCTGCCCGGAGGCGCGCACCTGTTCTTCTATCCTGGCCGCGGCCGCCTCCAGCGTTTCAAGCGCGACCGGCAGTTTTTCACAGGCGTGCTGAAATCCGCGAATGAGCTTGTCGCGGTCGAAGGCCTCACGGCGTCCGTCCTTCTTGACGACCCAGAGGTAGCTTTTTTCTTCAAGCCTCTCGTATGTGGTAAAGCGGCTCTGGCACTCAGGGCATTCGCGCCGCCTTCTGTTGACGCGCCCCTCGTCGGCGTTTCGCGTTTCAATGACTCTAGTTTCGGGAGCTCCGCATACGGGGCATCTCATTTTATATTCCTCCAGCCGCTATATCTGTTCAGCTAAATCATTATAACACTATATGTAGAGTTGTGCCCCATGATTTGCGCAAAAACCGCGCGCAATGAGGCGGCAGGATTATCTTTGAAAAACGGCCTACATCACCAGCTGAATAAAATTCCAGAAGAGTTTCGCGCCATAAAAAATAATGACGGCGCCGCATACGATGTTTATAATTCGCAGCGTTTTGTCCGTGAACTTCGCGCTGAAAAAAGAGATGACGGCGCTCACCGAGGTAAACCAGAGGCATGAGGCAACGGCCACGCCCCATATAAATTTGACGCCCTCGGCCGGAGGCAGCGACGCTTTGAAGGCGCCAAGCATCATCGTACCGTCTATGAGCGCCTGCGGATTGAACCAGGTGACGACGCAGGCGGTGGAGACGACCTTCCAAAGCGGCATATCGACATTCGCCATGCCGCTCATCGAACTTTTCGCGCGCAGCAAAGAAAAGCCTATGTAGACGACTATGACGCTTCCGACAAACAAAACGAGCGTTTCAAGCAGCTTTGAGCGCTCCATCACAGCGCCTATGCCGAAAAAACAGGCGAGGGCGAGAGTCACGTCAAAGAAAATAACTATCAGCACCGTCATGCAAAGACGCTTTTTCGGCTGCGTCAGCGCCGTGTTGATGACAAAAAGATTTTGCAGCCCGATGGGCGCAACGTACGCAAGCCCCATAATCAATCCCTGAATAAAATTCCCCATACAAAAACACGCCCTTTATCAATCAATGCCGCTCTGAATTATAATTTGACGGGGCGGTTTTGTCTCTAACCAGCAGCTTAAATCAAAACGCAGGCCGCGCCATGATCTTCATTTGCTTGACGCGAGCGTAAATTAAGTATATCTTTTAAAAATATTATTTAAATTCCTCAAGGAGGAAGGTTATCTTGAAAATTGCAGTATTAGTTAAGCAGGTACCCGCGGTGGACACGGTGAAAATAGATGAAAAGACCGGAACCATGATACGCGACGGCGTTGAGGCTGAGCTTAATCCTCTCGACCTTCACGCGGTCGAAGCCGCGGTAAGGATAAAGGAGTCGCGCGCGGCAGGCGACGTGCGGATAACGGCCGTAACGATGGGGCCGCCCGCTGCTCAGAAGGCCGTCAAGTACGCGATAGCGATGGGCTGTGACGACGGGCTGCTGCTCTCCGACAGAAAGTTCGGCGGCGCGGACACGCTCGCTACGGCGCGCACACTGGCCGCCTCTCTTAAAAAGAGCGGACCGTTTAGCCTTTATCTTGCGGGCGAACGCGCGACGGACGGCGAAACGGGGCAGGTCGGCCCCGCCTGCGCGCAGATGCTGGGCATCCCCGCGCTCACATACGTCAGCGCCATCGAGGAGCTGACGGAGGAAAAAATCCGCGTCGTGCGTTCCATCGAGGGCGGACATGAGACGGTCGAAGCGGCGCTTCCCGCAATGGTCATCCCCGTAAAAGAGATGAACGTCCCGCGCCTGTGTACGCTCGGCGGCAAGCTGCGCGCGAAGGCGGCGGATATCCCGCTTGAAACCGCGGAGGCGCTTCACCTCACAGCGGAAAACGCAGGACTAACCGGCTCCGCAACGCAGGTTGTAAACGTCACATACCCAAAGGTGACGCGCCACGGACGAAAGGTGACGGCGGCGGACGGATTTGACGACGCCGTAAAAGAGATAATGGCCGCCCTTGAAGAAAAGGGCTGCTTTGAGGAGGCGGAATAATGGTAGTTTCTGAAGTCTGGACGCTGGCGGAGGTAAGAGACGGGGCCATCCATCCCGTTTCCCGCGAACTTCTCGCGTGGGGGCGCGAGCTTGCGGATTCGCTTTCCGCGCCGCTTGCGAGCGTAGTCCTTGGATGCGGCGCGGCGGAGCAGGCAAAATCGCTCTTTGCCTACGGAGCGGACAAAGTATACATAGCCGAAGCCCCCGAGTTTAAAAATTTCAAAGCCGACATCGAGGTCGAGACTCTTTCCGCGCTCATTGAGCAATACAAGCCCTCCATACTGATAGCCTCCGCCACGACGCAGGGCAGGACGCTCATGCCGATGCTCTCCGCGCACCTAGGCTGCGGCCTCACCGCGGACTGCACCGAGATGAAGATAGACCCGACGACAAAACGCCTCATCCAGACGCGTCCCGCCATCGGCGGGAACGTCATGGCCGACATAAAGACGAAAGGCCGCGACCCGCAGATGTGCACGGTGCGCCCGAAGTCAAAACGTCCGCTTTCACCCGACAAAAACAGGACCGGGGAAGTGGTTCTCTGCCCTCCCACGAAAAACACGCTGCGCTCGCTAATAGAATTTATCGGTTTTGAGCCTGAAAAACGGTCGGCCTTCCGTTGCAGGAGGCTGAGATAATCGTTTCCGGCGGCAAGGGCATGAAGAGCGCGAAAAACTTCGCAAAACTCGAAGAGCTGGCACGGCTGCTCGGCGGCACGGTAGGCGCGTCGCGCATGGCGGTCGACTTGGGCTGGGCGCCATACTCCGCGCAGGTAGGGCTTTCGGGAAAATCCGTGACGCCGCGTCTGTACCTAGCCTTCGGAATATCCGGCGCGGTGCAGCATATAGCCGGAATGTCCGCGGCTGAGACGATAATTGCGGTAAACCACGACCCCGAAGCGCCCATATTCCGCGTAGCCGACCTGAGCATACAGGGCGACGCGATGGAGATACTAAACGCGCTCATCACGGAGATCAAGAGGCTCAAAGGCAAAGACTGATGGAGCCTTACGGAAAGATAACCGAGTCCGTATATAAAGAGCTTCTTGCAATAACAGGACCGGCGGGCGTCGTGATAAACGACGCCGACGCGCTGGACAATTACGCATGGGACCAAGCCGGACGCATCTGGGGACACATGCCGGAGGCGGTAGTAAAACCGGCGGATACGGCGCAGGTGAGCGAGGTAATGAAGCTTGCCTCCCGTCTGCGCATACCTGTGACGCCGCGCGGAGCAGGCAGCGGGCTCAACGGCGGCGCCGTGCCCGTGGCCGGAGGCATAGTGCTCTCGCTTGAACGCATGAACCGCATACTTGAGATAGACCCGATAAACCGCGTCGCAGTGACAGAGCCGGGCGTAGTTACGAACGATCTCTGCCGCGCCGCGGCCGACGCCGGCTTTCTCTACGCCGGATACCCGATGAGCACGGAAACGAGCTTCATCGGAGGAAACTTTGCAACAAACGCGGGCGGCGGCAAGGTGATACGCTACGGCTCCACGCGCCGCCACGTGCTGGGCGCGGAGGTAGTGCTGCCATCAGGCGAGATAATGGAGCTGGGCGGCCGCTACCGCAAGGAGACTTGGGGCTACAGCCTGCTGAACCTTCTTGCGGGCAGCGAGGGCACGCTTGCCGTAGTCACAAAGCTCATCGTAAACCTTGAACCCAAGCCGGGGCGCACGGTCAATCTGCTTGCCTGCTACCCAACACTGGAACAGCTCGTTGAGAGCGTGGCGAAGGTCATAGGCACGGGCCGGCGCATAATCTCATGCGAATTTATGGACAAAACGCTGGTAGAATGCACCACGGAGTATCTCGGCTGCACGCTGCCGGAACAGCGGCGCAGCGAAGGCTATCTTCTGGTACAGGTCGAGGGCGAAACGGACGAGCAGCTTGAGGAGGCCTACGAAAAGGTAGGCTCCGTCTGCATGGAGTGCGGCGCCTTCGAGGTCTTCGTCGCGGAAAGCCGCACAGACTCCGCCGCCATGTGGAACGTGCGCCAGAACGGCCTTGAAGGGATACGCGCGCGCGACCCGCACGCCTGCGCCTCCGGCGACTTGATGGTGCCGCTTTCGGCTGTGCCGCAAATGATAGGCCGCATAAAAGAGATAAGCGCCGAATGGGGCATCGAGCTTGGCATAATCGCCCACATAGGCGACGGCAACATCCACCCCATCCCGATGAAGCCGCAAAATATGAGCCCGGAGGAATGGGCGGTATATGCGGAAAATTTCTTCACCGCGCTGATACGCGAGGCGATAGCGCTGGGCGGCGTCGGCAGCGGCGAACACGGCGTAGGCCATGTGAAGCAAAAGGTCCTCATGGAAAGCAAAAGCGCGGCGGAGCTTTCTGTGCTGCAGGGCATAAAACGCGCCTTCGACCCGCAGAACATAATGAACCCCGGAAAGATGTTCTCGCCCCTCGCGCATAACGATTAAAAAGTTGACGCAGCACGGAGCGTTTGACCGCATTATTGACCATGGCCTTAACCTATTCGGCCACAAAAACGATCTAGTTTTCTCACCTGTAAAAGCCCCCGAAAGCTGCACGGGGGCTTTTGTTATGACTTATTGGCGCCTAATTGACGATTTGCCTGCTTAGTAGAGCCCAGCTGCCAATGGGACGATGATCACTGTGGCAAGGCCGGATACCGCTATCGCGAGGCTGCTCATAGCACCTTCCACTTCACCCATTTCAAGCGCTTTCACCGTGCCGATGGCGTGCGCGCCGGTGCCCACGGCAAGGCCCTTCGCAACGGGGCTTTTTATCCCGCAAAGCTTTATAAGCGGCTCTGCTATGATGTTGCCCAGTATCCCCGTTATTATTATGGCGACTACCGTTATCGTCACTATACCGCCCGCCTCTTGGCTCACCCCCATACCTATTGCCGTAGTTATCGATTTTGGCAGAAGCGTCACGTAGACGGTGTGCCCCACGTCTAAACGCTTTGCCATTACGAAGATGCTTACTGCGTTTGCCGCCACTCCCGCGCAGATGCCGCAGGCGATGGCAAGCGCGTGGCGCTTCAGCATTTCGGTCTGTTTATAA is a genomic window containing:
- a CDS encoding branched-chain amino acid ABC transporter permease, whose amino-acid sequence is MTSDMMIQHFFNALMLGSLYGLIAIGYTMVYGILRLINFAHGDIFMISTYFVFLAITVMHLPWIPAVLLSIAGTAIFGVLIDRVAYRPLRSAPRISALISAIGVSFFIENLCLVLFTGVPKPMPRFEPLVRVMQIGNVRILPLAIFVPIISFMLVGALIWMLYRTKPGLAMRAISRDIETTRLMGVKVDRIIALTFAIGSALAACAGIMWALRYPQIHPFMGIFPGLKAFIAAVLGGIGSVQGAMIGGLLLGFMEIMLVAVFPALSGYRDAFAFVLLILILFYRPTGLMGEKLEDKI
- a CDS encoding ABC transporter substrate-binding protein, with amino-acid sequence MKKLVMAFSMVLVMAGMAMAAETIKVGVYLPITGGNAIGGQLELDGVKLAQKLNPTVDGKKIELVVVDNKSDKVEAANAVKRLVEKDKVNAIIGTYGSSLAMAGGEVAEKAHVPMVGTSCTNPLVTQGKKYVFRVCFIDPFQGSGAADYAFKELKAKNAAMLIEVTEDYSVGLGNFFKKSFTKLGGKIVSVMNYQKGDQDFTAQLTEIISKNPDVLYIPANFAEGAIIMRQARELGAKFAILGGDAMDNPEIVKIGGDSVENFSYTTFAYSPNMPAKLMSPVQKKFTAEWKKANPTKDPNALTACGYDAYMLIYNAIKSAKSAAPEKIAAAIAATKDMPGVTGMTTINKSHDAEKSIGIIKIIKGKQVFHAIVNPK
- a CDS encoding anaerobic ribonucleoside-triphosphate reductase activating protein; its protein translation is MAELDLDIKAGGYLPASFLDWEGHVAAVIFTLGCNFRCPWCHNGELALFRADELSISYILADIKRRAKFLDGVVISGGEPAVWPGLGRLIDELRAMPLSVKLDTNGSMPQVIKRLLAAGALSHVAMDVKAPFDVRAYERLTRTEVDIDALKKSVEIIKAESPSYEFRTTYVPALHTLSDLQKIQEQLCDDEHWSIQLFKPNGCLDPAFLDERAASADDLSKIFKNVKIRG
- the nrdD gene encoding anaerobic ribonucleoside-triphosphate reductase; translation: MNNDNNFGRQGSLFNAYGESTDLALMVDALAQEERSPWDASRIRDALIVEAGTEPSTAEAIAIEVEEELLKYGRTNVTTSIIRDMVNVKLFQRGLDAKLADHSRIGLPVHDLETMMFNKNKENSNTSHNPESINLSIAEMVLKEYALTKVFSKDVAEAHLRGDIHLHDLGMVDRPYCSGQSVAYTARYGLNIPSITSVSNPAKHADVLLAHMLKMTSVLQNHFAGAIGWDAVNMYFAPYTVGWEYDQYLQLAQQLIFEFNQLAGGRGGQVAFTDVNLYYEIPNHFRDVPAIGPGGKFTGKTYAAYDKESKMFLHALFDVYMKGDSRGQPFFFPKPLLHITDYFFKEEGWEECLNHSCRLASEKGNTYYVFDRGGVAKLSECCRLSFELTPEDLNEAKHPWKMRYCALQNVTLNLPRAAYKANGDDEALFDIIDEEMELVAKAHLQKRAFIKNILDLGIKGPLAALCVSHDDEPYLRMRKASHLIGILGLNEMVEAMTGSQLHESEEAEKLGRAVIQYMDLKCQQLSERYGLKIVLEQTPAESTALRFAKLDLRAYPDIAKKYIKGSMETGEIYYTNSTHLNYKLVQDPIDKVMREGELHPMIKAGAITHVWMGEHKPDPAALASFVMKTFKYSENAQVAFSPEFTICNECCHMERGLLDHCSLCGSEDVDGITRVTGYFTRTSSWNAGKRGELKDRARRAVTMPE
- the nrdR gene encoding transcriptional regulator NrdR, translated to MRCPVCGAPETRVIETRNADEGRVNRRRRECPECQSRFTTYERLEEKSYLWVVKKDGRREAFDRDKLIRGFQHACEKLPVALETLEAAAARIEEQVRASGQGEVSTTTLGERAAEELRKINKVAYVRFASVYREFTDISSFTNEITRLLEDKEAHRNE
- a CDS encoding LysE family transporter, translated to MGNFIQGLIMGLAYVAPIGLQNLFVINTALTQPKKRLCMTVLIVIFFDVTLALACFFGIGAVMERSKLLETLVLFVGSVIVVYIGFSLLRAKSSMSGMANVDMPLWKVVSTACVVTWFNPQALIDGTMMLGAFKASLPPAEGVKFIWGVAVASCLWFTSVSAVISFFSAKFTDKTLRIINIVCGAVIIFYGAKLFWNFIQLVM
- a CDS encoding electron transfer flavoprotein subunit beta/FixA family protein; amino-acid sequence: MKIAVLVKQVPAVDTVKIDEKTGTMIRDGVEAELNPLDLHAVEAAVRIKESRAAGDVRITAVTMGPPAAQKAVKYAIAMGCDDGLLLSDRKFGGADTLATARTLAASLKKSGPFSLYLAGERATDGETGQVGPACAQMLGIPALTYVSAIEELTEEKIRVVRSIEGGHETVEAALPAMVIPVKEMNVPRLCTLGGKLRAKAADIPLETAEALHLTAENAGLTGSATQVVNVTYPKVTRHGRKVTAADGFDDAVKEIMAALEEKGCFEEAE
- a CDS encoding electron transfer flavoprotein subunit alpha/FixB family protein, translated to MQEAEIIVSGGKGMKSAKNFAKLEELARLLGGTVGASRMAVDLGWAPYSAQVGLSGKSVTPRLYLAFGISGAVQHIAGMSAAETIIAVNHDPEAPIFRVADLSIQGDAMEILNALITEIKRLKGKD
- a CDS encoding FAD-binding oxidoreductase: MEPYGKITESVYKELLAITGPAGVVINDADALDNYAWDQAGRIWGHMPEAVVKPADTAQVSEVMKLASRLRIPVTPRGAGSGLNGGAVPVAGGIVLSLERMNRILEIDPINRVAVTEPGVVTNDLCRAAADAGFLYAGYPMSTETSFIGGNFATNAGGGKVIRYGSTRRHVLGAEVVLPSGEIMELGGRYRKETWGYSLLNLLAGSEGTLAVVTKLIVNLEPKPGRTVNLLACYPTLEQLVESVAKVIGTGRRIISCEFMDKTLVECTTEYLGCTLPEQRRSEGYLLVQVEGETDEQLEEAYEKVGSVCMECGAFEVFVAESRTDSAAMWNVRQNGLEGIRARDPHACASGDLMVPLSAVPQMIGRIKEISAEWGIELGIIAHIGDGNIHPIPMKPQNMSPEEWAVYAENFFTALIREAIALGGVGSGEHGVGHVKQKVLMESKSAAELSVLQGIKRAFDPQNIMNPGKMFSPLAHND
- a CDS encoding LrgB family protein, with the protein product MRTLVENSFYFGLTISVGAYMIGCLARRRWNVALMNPLLIAVALVIALLFFSGIPYASYDQSAKYLSYFLTPATVCLAIPLYKQTEMLKRHALAIACGICAGVAANAVSIFVMAKRLDVGHTVYVTLLPKSITTAIGMGVSQEAGGIVTITVVAIIITGILGNIIAEPLIKLCGIKSPVAKGLAVGTGAHAIGTVKALEMGEVEGAMSSLAIAVSGLATVIIVPLAAGLY